In Oceanispirochaeta sp. M1, the sequence AACTGAATTAGTATTTTTAAAAATATTCAAATCTTCAATTATATTTGATCTATATGACAGTAAATTCGCACTGAATATATCAATTTTTTTAGAAATATTATTTTCCAAATATTCCATCAAAACATTTTCGAAATGTCCAATAAATTCTTTTCCAATTTTATAAATTACTTTTTTTATAAATTTCATTTTTATAACTCAGAAAATAGTGTTAGTGCAGATTTTATTGTATCTTCCATATCAAAGTATTTATATTCACCCAATCTCCCTCCAAAACTTACATTATTAGTTTTGGCACCCTCTTTTCGATATTTTTCGGCAATTTTATTATTTTTATCATTATTTATCGGATAAAAGGGATTTGTTCCATCATCTTCTAATGGTATTTCCTTAATAATAAGAGTTTTATTCTTTACATACTCATTCCAATTCTCTCTATAAAAATGTTTTGGTTCACATATCCGAGTATACTTATACTGACTTTCTGGATAGTTAATCACACTAGTCCCCTGAAAATCATCAACATTTTTGTATTCTGTTTTGAACTCCAGAGCTCTATACTCAAGTTTACCGAATTTATAATTGAAATATCGATCTATTGGGCCAGTATAAATTACATGAGAATCCTGATGGAATGACTTTCGATTTTCAAAATATTCACAATTTAATTTAATTTCGATATTTTCATTATTAATCATTTCTTCAAACATTGAAGAAAAGCTAATTTGTGGAATCCCATGAAATGACTTGTTATAGTAACTTTCATAGTAATTATTTCTGATAGGAATTCTACTCACGATGTTTTCAGGTAGGTCAATTGGATTTTTCCCCCATTGCTTTGAAGTGTAATCTTTAAAAAAAGCTTCATATAATTGTTTCCCAATTAATGAAATAACCTTCTCTTCCATATTTTTAGGAGTTGTAATTTGTTCTTTTTCAATCTCTTTTTTTAAAAATGCTTCTACTTCAAAAGGTTTTAAATTCAATCCATAAAAACTGTTAATCGTTTCTAAATTAATTGGCATTTGATATATTCTATCTTTGTATGTTGTTAATACTTGATGAAAATAGTGATTAAAATTAGTAAATTTTTTAACATAATTTAAGATATTTTCATCTTCAATATGAAAGATATGAGGTCCATACACGTGATATAGAATATTTGTTTCTTTATCATATTTATCAAAGCAATTACCTCCGATATGAGGTCTTTTATCTATTATTATTACTTTATTACCTGCTTTAGATAACTGTTCTGCTAAAACGATACCAAATAAACCTGCTCCAACAATTAAATACTCTTTTTTCTTCATTAATCCTACAATCCCTATATTTCCTATTTAAATAAATTGATCTTTTTCAATTAATATTCTAATTTCTCTAAAAATTGAATTCTAATAATTTAAATCCAAATCAACTTAAAACACTTTCATGAATTAAATTTTAATATTGAGAATATGCCACATTTAGTGGAATAAAATATTTAAATTAATCATAACTTCTTTCAAAATTAGTTTTTATGTTTTTTAGAAAATTAATCATTAAACAAATTCAATTCATAAAGTCTAAATAATTATTTACAACAGTATTAGGATCACCGAAACCTTTTAATATTCCCTCTTCAATCCACAAAACCTTCTGACAGTACTGTTTAATCATGGTTGTGTTATGTGAGACCATAACCACTGTCCGGTCATCGAGGATCATCTCTTCCATCTTCTTCTTACTTTTTTCCCTAAACCTTTCATCTCCTACACTGAATAATTCATCAATTAGGAGGAGGTCAGGATCAACATTGACTGCTATAGAGAAAGCAAGCTTTGATCTCATTCCTGATGAATATGTTCTAACCGGGTTTGAGATAAACTCTCCGATTTCAGAGAAGTTAATGATCTCATCCATCCTTGCATCCAGCTCTTTTTGGGATAGTCCTAATAGGAGTCCACAAAGATAAATATTCTCATGGCCAGAAAGTTCAGGTTTGAAGCCCACACCCAGACTGAGAAGTGAAACTGATTTGGCTCTGTTTATAATTTTCCCACTGTCCGGAGTAAGAGTGTTGGCAAGGACTCTTAAGAGGGTCGATTTCCCGGAACCATTAGAACCGATAACACCCAGGTTTGTGCCATGTTCCAGTTTGAATGAAACACCTTTAAGTGCTTCAAATTCATTCTTCTTTTTTCTGTTTCTTTTAAGCATCACTTCCTTTAATGGCTGTGATTTATAGAATGAATATTTAAGTCGTAAATTTTCAACTTCTAGAATAGGTTCTCTGTATTCACTCATAGTTAGATCACCTTGCTATAGTTTTTGTCTGATTTATAGAGCATTGGAATTCCTAAAGATAAAAGGAATAGACTCGCAATAAGCCAATAACCCAACTCCTGGTAAAGAGGATGTTGACCATACATCAGTGCATTTCTAAAACTCACAAAAAATGTCACATTGGGATTAAACCAGAGAATGTTTTCAAATCCGGCTGGAATTTGATCCATGCTCCAAATACCGGGAGATGAAAAGAACCAGAACATAATCAGGTAACTGATAAGATGAGTCATATCTTCAAAAAGGACACCGACATGTGTGAAAAAGAGGGATAGAGAGTAATAAAACAGGGCAAATACTATAAATGCCGGCAGAAACTCAATGATATGCCAGGTAAAGGGGATTTCATATAGTACCAACATTCCCAGTAAAAGAAGAAATCCGAATATTAGTTTTATTGAGTTTGTCATTAATAATACAAGAGGCAGCGTAAATTTCGGTAAGTAGACCTGTTTAATGATGCTGGCATTTGCTCGAATACAATTTGTACTACTAGACATTAAGGTTGTTGCAACTTTCCAAGGCAACAGAGCACAAAAGACATACAGAGGAAACGCCGGTGTGGCTCTTTGAAATATGAATTGAACGAGGAAAGTATAGACAACCATATGAAGCATTGGATCTAAAAGCCACCAGAGGTAGCCAAGAACGGTGTTGCTTAATTCCGCCTTTAAACTGGATTTTACTGAGAAGGCTATATAGTGTCTGTATTTTTTAAGATCCAGGCAAAAGCGTTTTAAACTGATCAAAATCTTTCCTTATTCGTTTTTATGTAAAACTCCCCCTACCCCACAGAACCTGTTTGGCTGTATTTTAGATCCTTGGATCTTAGTATGGGGGAGCCTTCGTCTGCCGCCGAAACAGTACAGACAATAGCCGGGCTTAGAGCCCTTCTGTTAATGACAACGCCGCTTGTACGGCATCATCCATATCGTAATAACGGTACTCTCCCAGGCGACCCAGGGTGTGAATGTTGTTATATCCTTTCACATCGTCCTGGTACTTCTGATAGAGTGCTCTGTTCTCTTCACTGTCTATGACATAAAAAGGGTTGTTTACTCCCTTTATGTAGGGCGTGGGATACTCCCGGCAGACAGTTGTGTAGCTGTTAACCGGATTCCGCTGAAAATGCTTAAACTCCGTAACACGGGTAAAGTCGTAGTTGTTGGGGTAGTTCACCACCCCTTTTTTCTGAAAGGAACCCTCAAAGGGAAAGCTCTCAAACACAATGCGTGTTGAGCGGTAGGGCAATTCTCCATGACAGGAGTGAAACAGCTCGTCTATGGGGCCTGTGTAGATATACTGGCCCGTAAATAGTTTATTGTTGAGCCAGGTCTTCCCCTCCTTGAGGGTGACCATCTTTGATGCATCTGTGTTTAAAAGCATATGTATATTGGGGTGGTCCGCCATATTCTCCAATAGAGGAGAAAAACCCTTTAAGGGGATGCCCTGGTACTGATCATCGAAGTAGCGGTCATCTCTTGAGATGACGACCGGAACCCTTGCCGATACAGAGTCATCCAGGTCCTCCGGGCGTTTGCCGCCCCACTGCTTGAGGGTGTAGTTTAAAAAGATCTTCTCATACACAAAACGGGCCAGGAACTGCAGGTCCTCGTCCTCTGACTCTCTGAGCCTGAGAATGGGAACCCGCTCTCCCAGGGAAAATTGTTTTAATAACTTCTCCTCTATCTTATTTGAAAGGGAAGCCGGCAACAGGGCATGGAGAGTATTCAGATTAAAGGGAATGGGGATGAGCTGTCCGTCTATGAAGCCCCCCACCGTATGATGGTAGGAAAACCACTCGGTAAAACGGGAGAGAAAATCCCAGACCCTCTGCTTGTCGGTATGGAAGATATGGGGGCCGAAGGGCTGCACCAGAATGCCGTGATCATTGATGAAATCATGGCAATGGCCGCCGATCTTTCTTTTGGCCTCTATGACAAGGACCTTTTTGCCCTCATCCGCCAGTTTGCGTGCGGCCGTCAGACCGCTTATCCCCGCTCCGGCGACGATGACATCTATAGAATTAAACACTCTGTAGTCCCTGGGCCGTATCCAGGCGGTTCTGCCAGAATGTCGTGCTCCGCTGCAGATTGCGGTAACTTCTGCTGGCAGGATAATAGCGATAGAGGCCCGATAAGTTCAGCTTCCAGAACCTGAGAGTCAGGATGATAATCTCTTTCCAGTTTCTGCTGCGTATCTCTGCCTGTACTTCATCATGGCTGTACACCGCCAGTTTCCCATGAAGGAAATACCAGGGGCTGTACCATCGCCTGAAGCTGGCAGGAATTCTATACGTATTCTTAAGCTCATCCCTGGATCTTTTCTTGAAGTCCGTAGGCATGTTCTTATCTTTTAAAAGTTCCTGCTCATTCAAGGCTGTTATATACTCAGCCCCTTCCAGAAAATCATCAAAGGCATCCAGTGCCAGAGAGGCCGAGCGGTAGTCGTGTACAAAAATCTGCACATAAAAATGGGACCAGGCATTAACCAGAGAATTGAGAACTGAGAATTTCCTATGATGCAGAGAGTTCAGAATCAGGGTGTTTCTACAGAAAAAATAACTCTTGAACAGAGGAGAGAACTTCTTGGTGAAGGGCTCATGCCATACGGCGATCCCATTCATTGTGATAAAGCCTGAAGCTCTTTTGAGACTGTAGTCCATATCGTCCCCGTAGATGAAAAAGGGGAAAGGGAGCTGAGTGTCCGTATCCTTTTTCAAGGGGATGGCGCAATACCACCAGGCGGCATATTTATTATTGGCCTTGATATCCTGATCGGAGCTGCAGAGATTCTCTAACTCTGTGAGATCGAGATCTCTATAATAATTTTTAACCCTCATCCCATTCCAGCGGGCCGTTGACTCAAACATCATATGAGGCTTATCAAGCTGCATCATGCCGCCGGAAAGAAAGTGATTATCATATTCAGGCTTAAGACAGGAGAGGAGCACCCCGCTTCGTCTGACAGTTTCTGCCTCGATGCGGATGTCATCATCCATTAAAAGGACATGACTGTAATTCTCACGGCTTTTCAGGGCCTCCATGATGCCTCTGGTAAAACCTCCGCTTCCTCCCACATTGGGATTATGAAACAGATGAAAACCATCTCCAAGTTCGGCAATCTTTGACTGCTCTATCCTGGAAGCATTATCCACAATCAGAACATCAAGATTGTCCATTCCTGCATCTTTCAGGACATTAAGATTTTCAAAGAGGTATTCGTCTCTGTTGAAAGTGCAGAACACTGCTGCAATCCTGGAGCTGTGTTTAAAAGGGAGCTTTGCAGAAGACCAGGTTGCGGAGATAAGCATACAGGGGCTCTTCGCCTCGATTTGTACCGCCAGCTTACCGGCAAACAACCTCTCCGGAACCTCAAGCTCAAACTCTCCTCTGCTGAGAATAGTTGTAACACTCTCTTCAAGGACCTTCGCATTCTCATCCAGAGAATGGATTGTAACAACACAGCTTCCCTTGACATCCACAATAAGACTCAGGGATTCAAGACCGGTGTATAGAGACCACTTATCCCATGAAAAAAGATTGAAGTAGGTACCCAGATCCAGCACTCCACCCCTGTCGATGACAATTCCATTTTTAGAAGGAAGAATTCTTGACCCCCGGTAGTATAAGTCGTAGGGGACTCCCTTTTTGGCTGAGAGGGTAAAATGCTGTAAAGTGGTAAGACCTGCCGTTTGTTTCATTATGGAGAGGAGTTTATCAATCAGTTTTTTTAACTGATATAGGCAGATTTCCTATATTAATCTTCTGCGGGTTTAAAACTATTGGGCGTAACCATCAATGATCCAGATCTCAACAGAACCGTCATCAGAATAGGCATTGGTCGACGTAAGGGCAATGATTCTGCCATCACTGAGAACTTCAATAGAGTTCCACAACGCTCTCTTGTCTAAAGGGACAGCAAAGGGATAGGAGGGGTGTGCAAAGTCCTGACCCGAGGCATCTCCCACCAGGACCATCTGATGGCTCAGATCCCAGTCCCCTCCCCTCTCATAATTGGTCTGCATAGAGAGAAGGACCTCTCCCGAGGGGAGTCTCTGCAGATAGGGTGCTCCCATATAGACACTGTCAGAAACCTCAGTAGCCAGAGGCATATAACTTCTTCTGTAATCATAAGATACGACCAGAGGACGCCAGCTGTCGACCAGGCCCTCAGTTAAAATAGAAGGCTTGAATGCTCCTACATTTTTATCTTCGATACCCAGAATAATCTGATTTCTATCCTCCAGAAAAAGGGGCACAGGCATACCGTCCCGACCGCCCTCTCTGAAGCTGACAATCTCAGGTTCCCGGCTCCAGCTCAGCCCCTTATCAAAAGATCGTAATATAGAGATATTCTGTTCATCCGAATTGGTATAGGGAGCTTCATCTGCAAAATAGAGCTGGATTTCACCACCTGGCAACTCCAGAAAACTCGGTTCCCAGCAACCGTTTTCAAACTCATGTCCCCCTTCATAGAGGACATTGCTCACACCCCAGCTCTCTCCACTATCCCTGCTGATTTTGACCGCAATAGAAAAATTACGTCCCACAGAATAGGGTTCTTCGGGCCTGTAGTTGACCGCCATAAGCAGGGTCCCCTCTGAGAGCTCAATAATTTCGGGAACCGAAGGATTTATTTGATTGACCCCTGAGAATACAACGGTGGCTTCGGACCAGCTGTAACCACCGTCCACACTCTTAGACAGCATCACTTTTTTATGACTGACAGATTCATACACAAGGAGAAGGCTGCCGTCATTCAGTTCTTCCAATCTGGGATAGCTGAGAGAAATAAATGTATTTGATAGAGCTGACACCTTCCTGAGACTGGACTCTACCCAGTGAATCTTGCTGCGTCCCGCTACATCGCTGTCGTCCAGGTCATCATATTCAGTCTGGCATGATAAAAGGAGAAAAGAGGCTGACAAAAGGAGAAAAAGTAAACTTTTTTTCATAGAAAAGCCTCCTTTTCAAAATATAGGAATCTTGCCTATAGCACGAGAGCTTATTCTATGATTATAATTTTAAAGGGATTTTTTACGCTTATCTGGAACATGAAACTACAAACAATTCATATAAAAACCATAGTAATTCTAGATTAGGCACATTGGCTACATATTTGTACTTGAGAAAGGCATGAAAAGTTAAGTGATCAATTAGTTATTCGGCATCTGTAAGCGAACAGTTGTTCCAGCCCCGGAGATGCTTTCTATATTCATCTTACCACCGTAATGCTCAAAACGGTTCTCCATAATCCCCAGTGAAAGCCCCAGCTCTGCATAAGCCTTCAGATTATGGGGAATAGGAAAACCATATCCGTTATCTCTGACCGTCACCTTAATACCGGATTCATCCTGATTAAAATCAATAGTAAGCTCTGAGGCCTCTGCATGTGCTTTCACGTTCATTACAAGCTGCTGCAGAGAAACATAGAGATCATACTGTTTTTCATAAGCAAGCAGGCTCTCATCCATGCTGCCTGTTATGCTGATTTTTAAGTTCGTTGATTGAAAATTCTGAATAAAATCCTGAAAGGCTGCTGTCACACCCACTGTCTTGAGATGGAGAGGTTCAAGACTGTTTATGACGGTACGCATATTATCGGTAATATTGTTTATTGATTCCTTTAAATCAGAATTATTGCTGAGATCGGGATTCATATAGAGGACTGCCACATCCTGAAGGATACGATCATGAAGAATTTCGGCAACCTGATGCCGCTCTTTAATTCTGAATGAATTGGCAGTTTCCAGAAATTCCCTGTCCCGTTTCTCTTTCTCCCGGAGTTTCTGGTTTGCCAGCAGAGAGAACAGACTCACAGCGAAATGGAGAAAAATAGCTGTATTCATTAGAAAAAACAGCATTCTAAACATCTTAAGCCTCTGGTTTAGAATTTCACTCAGATGCAAAGAAAGCTCCATTATAGCCTTATGCAGATAAAATACGGTCTCACCCCGGGTAGAAATATCCGATTGCCTGTATTGAGTGATCAGTGGTTCAATCTCCCACAGCTTACCCTGAACAATGGCAAATGATTTTCTTTCAATTGAGAAGTCAATATCCTCAATGACATCCAGAATTAACTGATCATTCAATGCGACCTTTCCATCTTCACCCAGGAGAAAGGCATCCACAGTCAATTTTTGAACAGAAACAATTTGCTCAAGCAAACTGTTATTTACTAAAACGAGAGGAAAAATAATTATAATTATTGCCAGTAAGGAGGTAATAACGAGTAGACTATTTGAATTGAGTTTTAAAAATTTTATTATTTTTATCATCTTTATATTAAATGTGTTAATATTCATTATGGAAAATTCAATAGAAAAAGTCAAAAACAAAAATTCATTTTCTATAGTAATTTCTATAATAGCAATTTCGATTCTGCTGAACCTTGCTTTAAGCTGGTTTAATAATACAATAATAAAGTCACCCATTTTCCTGGACAGTATATTTACAATTCTCTCTGCTATGATATTGGGTCCGATTGCCGGAATTACCGTAGGTGCCCTGACAAATGCGGGTATGGAGTTCATATACGGTTTCAGCGGTTATTACTGTCCTTTTGCCGCCTGTAACATGCTCACTGGACTGATAATAGGAATCATGAGCCGCAGAAGACTCTTTGATAAAAGTATATACCTGACCCTGGCCGTTCTTCTGCTGACTCTTGCTAACGCCCTGATGGGTTCATTTATTGCTTTCTTTGTTTTCAAGGGCTATACGAATGTTCAATTAGATCTGATTATTGATGCTCTTGTAAATACAGGAATGTCTTTATCTACTGCATCATTCTGGTCAAGAATACCTACCAATCTGATAGATAAGATATTATCAGTTTATCTGGCATTCATCATGTATTATTTTTATAGGAAAAAAAGAGGAGAACCTCTACCGTCTATTTTTTAATTTCCTCATAAACAGTGCTGCCATATTCTAATACCTGTGTACTATAATGTGCATATTCACTTAAGGACTCTAAAATCTTCGGATAATCTTCATCCTCAACACGGCCTTTCATAAAAAGATAGTTTAGCATCATCAAGGTATTAAAGTATTCCAGTCCCAGCTTATCCGCTTTCATCAGAAGCTTTCGATCTTCTGACAGGAGTGGAACCCTATGGATCTGTGCCAGAAGAAGGAGGGAATCATCATTTGTAATATCATTATTCTCAAGCTGTACCGCCCTTACCGGCAGATGAGGCCAGCCGACCTCTTCAAGAACCTGGGGAGTAGAAATAAGTTCCACCTCCGCAGCCAATGAACCTAGAAGTCCTATACGAAGGTGATAGATCATACTGCTGGCATCAATACACAGGCATTTTATACCTGTCTTGAAAATTTCAGGGATCATCTGACCTCCTCCTGATAAAGCTCTAGAAACACTCACAGCATACCGGTTATATTACATCCATGACAATTCAGCAGTGGATAAAAAACCAGAGTCCCTCTCTTCAGATGGAGATATATAAAAGAATATCCCATTTTCTCTCAAATAACGAACTCAAATATATCATGCAGGGTGTGGCAGATGGCCGGAATATGATGCTGCTCCATGAGGAACTGGGACTGTTTGAAAAATATCAGATAGACATGCTCCGGATGATGGATATTATCCGAAAAAACCATCTGGATGAAGTAAATATGTAAAAAACAGGCTTTTCAGCCCCAAATTGTACCTTTTGGTCGATAGATATTTATCTTATTAAGGTAGAGATTATATTAATCCTGCTAACTTTAAGGCACAAAATGAAAACGACTATCACTGTTATTCAGATTATAATTCATATGCTGATTCTTATATCAGGCACAATACTATTCAGAATAGACGGAAGCTTATTTTTGCTTATCCCCATGGTCTATTGTATTCTTATAATATTATATCAGCTCTTTGGATTCCTGCCGTCTGGAAAAATATCAGATAATCCGTAACATCTATTAGGTAGATTATTATTTTGTTTTAGAATCAGTGAATTAGTCTTTTAGGTATTTTGATCTTCTATTTCAGAATATTCGAGATAATCCATAATCTTACCTGCTAAATAATAGGGAAGATTCCATAAGGTGTATTTAGAGCCCCCGGGAGTATCAATTTCCTGTTTTAGAATTTTATCAGCATACAGCCTGACAGCGACAGTCTGCTTTGAGTGTTCCATATAGTAATGTAGTGATCGCAACCTGCCTGTTTTGCCGGATTTCACCTCCACAGGGACAGGATATTTCCCGTATTGTAGAATAAAATCTATTTCAGAACTGGCTCCCGAATTCTCTCTAACCCAAAACACCGGTTTCCTGAACGAAATGATTTCTTTGGCAAGGATTTCCTGCCCGACAATATGCTCGGCGATTCTCCCACGATAGAGACTATTTAAATCCTTTGGATTTAGTAGCTGCTTCTGAATCCCCGAATAATAATTCAGCAATCCTGTATCTAGAAACTGCAATCGGGGTGATTTTTTTTTATTAGGAATTAAGGGATAATCAAAATCAGTAACCGGATAAGAAAGGGAAATAAGCATTGATCTCTCAAGTATTCTGAAGGCTTCTCCACTTTCCCTGGAACGGTAAGAAGAATTCCCAAAACCCTGGAATTTCATCCTTTTTCCAGCCTCCATAGGTGATGTTTCAATGATATGTCTAATCACCTGATACATCGAACGACCAGAGGCATATTTAGCAGCATCATCTGTGTAGGAAATAAGAAGAGATTCATAAATGGGTGCCAGCCGGCTTAAGTCGTGATGCTTCAGGTATTCTGCACAAATTTCCGGCATACCTCCAATCAGAGAATATTCATGGAATAGTTCAAGAATTTTATCATGTGCATAATCAGGAACAGGTACAGACTGAAACAAATCAAACACAGCTTTCTGATTTCGGGCTCTCAGATATTCTTCAAACGTAAGAGGATGCATATACAAAAATTCAACTCGACCAACTGGAAAACTGATCTGTTCCTTATCTAGATATACTTCCAGAAGAGATCCGGCACATACAACAAACAGATCCTCTGCCTCTTCATATAAATATCGAAGCATACTAACTGCTTTGGTAGAATTGTGTATTTCATCAATAAATAACAATGTCGACTTCTCGTCGGGGTCAGAGTCTTTTAAAAAAAAGACTGCCTCCAGTACTTTATCCACCGGCAGATCCTGTTCAAAAAGATCTCGATCAGCTTTCTGTTCCAGATTTAGGTATATATACTGCTCAAAATCATGAGAGAACATTTCTACAGCTGTGGTTTTTCCCACCTGACGGGCTCCTCTCAAAATAAGAGGTTTCCGATTCTCTTTTTTTGCCCAATGCCTCAACTCATCGACAATTTTTCGTTTTATCATACATATATGGTATATTATTATACATAAATTGTATAGATTAGCCTGTATTCTGTTACATAATGATAGAGTATTTCTTATTATTCTGTCTAAGCGTCAATACACAGAACCGAGAGACCCTTTAAATATATCAGATAGATATGCTCCGGATGATGGATATAATCCGTAACATCTATCCTGATGAAGTAGTAATGTAAGACACAAAAGTGGTGCCATTTTCCTTTATTTTCCCTTATATTCCCTAATAATCTCTTATAGTGATTGACTTTTATTTTCTGTCATGTTCATATGGCCCCATGAAGAAGGTTTTGCCTCTAGTCAGCATAATTTCATTTATCCTCTCAGGAATCATTGGGCTTGAAATATCAGAAAACTCAAATTTTCAAATGACTGATGGAGCTGCACAGTATGTAAACATACCGGGACAGTCCCTGCCCTCCCACTCTGGTGATTCAATGCTTGAAAATGACAGCAAAGAGGAAGAAGAGGAAGGAAGGACCCACTCCCGGGCCAGAGCCAGAGCCAACAGCCTTATTCTTCCTGATCAGAAAAGAGAAAACCCCTTTTTACAGAGACCCCAGAGAAGTATTAGAATTGAATTGCCTCATGATAATACTCATGACCTGCCCTTTGCCCTGAGAGCCCCCCCTCTAACGGCTTAATACCCTTTTAAAAGATTATTAATTCTCACTTTTTCAAACAATAATGGAGCCTCATTTTGGAAATAAACACAAAAAGACTCTTAACAGTCGCAGATGTTGCGGCGTATTTACAGCTATCTGAAAAGACAGTTCTCGGACTGATTAAAAAGAAAGAAATTCCCTGTATGAAAATTGCCAATCAATGGCGCTTCTCCTATCCGGAACTGAATGAATGGCTGACAGTAAAAACTCAAAACGAAATGAAAAAAGAAAGCGGAGACATAGATAAATGACCCTTGATAAATTTTTAAAGCAGGATAACTGCATTATCCTGAACAGCAAAACAAAAACAGAAGCATTTCATGAAATGATTGATCTGGTAAAAGATGATTCTCTTGTAAAAGACATCGAGAACCTCAAGAAAGAAATTTTCTACAGGGAACAGATCATGAGTACCGGAATCGGCCAGGGTATCGGAATCCCGCATGTCAGATTCGGTTCAATAAAAGAACCTCAGGTTTATGTGGGTATCAGCCCTGAAGGACTGAATGACTATGATTCAATAGATAACGTCCCTGTAAAAATCGTCATCATGATTCTTGTGGGGGCCGAACAGCACAAGG encodes:
- a CDS encoding ATP-binding protein, with the translated sequence MIKRKIVDELRHWAKKENRKPLILRGARQVGKTTAVEMFSHDFEQYIYLNLEQKADRDLFEQDLPVDKVLEAVFFLKDSDPDEKSTLLFIDEIHNSTKAVSMLRYLYEEAEDLFVVCAGSLLEVYLDKEQISFPVGRVEFLYMHPLTFEEYLRARNQKAVFDLFQSVPVPDYAHDKILELFHEYSLIGGMPEICAEYLKHHDLSRLAPIYESLLISYTDDAAKYASGRSMYQVIRHIIETSPMEAGKRMKFQGFGNSSYRSRESGEAFRILERSMLISLSYPVTDFDYPLIPNKKKSPRLQFLDTGLLNYYSGIQKQLLNPKDLNSLYRGRIAEHIVGQEILAKEIISFRKPVFWVRENSGASSEIDFILQYGKYPVPVEVKSGKTGRLRSLHYYMEHSKQTVAVRLYADKILKQEIDTPGGSKYTLWNLPYYLAGKIMDYLEYSEIEDQNT
- a CDS encoding helix-turn-helix domain-containing protein; its protein translation is MEINTKRLLTVADVAAYLQLSEKTVLGLIKKKEIPCMKIANQWRFSYPELNEWLTVKTQNEMKKESGDIDK
- a CDS encoding PTS sugar transporter subunit IIA, with the protein product MTLDKFLKQDNCIILNSKTKTEAFHEMIDLVKDDSLVKDIENLKKEIFYREQIMSTGIGQGIGIPHVRFGSIKEPQVYVGISPEGLNDYDSIDNVPVKIVIMILVGAEQHKEYLRTLSLIVGRLKNEEIIKSLFQVTSANEILPIFIGEE